The proteins below are encoded in one region of Aspergillus nidulans FGSC A4 chromosome III:
- a CDS encoding uncharacterized protein (transcript_id=CADANIAT00005535), which translates to MADGLNQARALRVAELMNDYRTLLVHINQLNVPVPPADQSEEGYRVLRECVAAANALMASNYTPSPPPANTSADEAEKAQLQRVILDGSARRFQAHRIYLRTAAAKRWIIHRDGLLRGQRPGPQHAGPMKTISNTLREELAQISNQHVFADLRAADVRAGHWLAEDPTLDTILSWIRSHP; encoded by the exons ATGGCCGACGGAC TTAACCAAGCACGCGCCCTAAGGGTGGCCGAACTCATGAACGATTACCGTACTCTGCTCGTTCATATTAACCAACTCAATGTGCCGGTACCACCAGCGGATCAATCAGAAGAGGGATACAGGGTGCTCAGGGAGTGCGTGGCAGCCGCGAATGCCTTAATGGCTTCGAACTATACCCCCAGCCCGCCGCCGGCAAACACTTCTGCGGATGAGGCCGAAAAGGCCCAGTTGCAAAG AGTCATCCTTGACGGCAGTGCCCGGCGATTCCAGGCCCATCGAATCTACCTTCGAACTGCGGCAGCTAAGCGCTGGATCATTCATCGAGACGGTCTCCTCCGCGGACAGCGACCTGGACCACAGCATGCCGGACCGATGAAGACTATTAGCAACACCTTACGAGAG GAGCTAGCACAGATCTCGAATCAGCATGTCTTCGCAGATCTCCGAGCCGCTGACGTACGAGCAGGACACTGGCTTGCCGAAGACCCAACCCTGGATACGATTCTTTCATGGATCCGGTCTCATCCATGA
- the prs2 gene encoding proteasome core particle subunit alpha 1 (transcript_id=CADANIAT00005536), which yields MSGSAGYDRHITIFSDQGRLYQVEYAFKAITAANITSIGVRGKDCAVVLSQKKVADKLIDPSSVTHIFRLSPSVGCVMTGSIADARASVDRARGEAAEFRYKYGYEMPCDVLAKRLANINQVYTQRAYMRPLGVAITLCSVDSEKGPQLYKCDPAGYYAGYKATASGPKQQEALNHLEKKLKNKDYAEGSWEEVVELGITALSSVLSVDFKKHELEIGIAGGPRTDGKEGTDPHFRALTEEEIDERLQAIAEKD from the exons ATGTCTG GAAGCGCAGGTTACGATAGGCACATCACCATCTTCTCGGACCAGGGTCGTCTTTACCAAGTCG AGTATGCATTCAAAGCTATCACTGCCGCGAACATTACCTCGATAGGCGTGAGGGGAAAGGACTGTGCCGTTGTGTTGTCGCAGAAGAAAGTTGCC GATAAATTGATCGACCCCTCGTCCGTCACGCATATTTTCAGGCTCTCTCCTTCAGTTGGATGTGTGATGACCGGGTCAATCGCCGATGCCAGAGCTTCCGTCGACCGTGCTCGTGGTGAGGCTGCTGAGTTTCGATACAAATACGGTTACGAGATGCCATGCGATGTTCTTGCCAAACGTTTGGCCAATATCAACCAGGTTTACACACAGAGA GCATACATGCGCCCACTCGGAGTTGCGATCACCCTGTGCTCTGTGGACTCAGAGAAAGGGCCACAACTGTACAAATGTGACCCCGCCGGATACTACGCTGGATACAAGGCCACTGCCTCGGGCccgaagcagcaggaggcgCTCAATcacctggagaagaagctgaagaacaagGATTATGCAGAGGGCAGCTGGGAGGAGGTAGTCGAGCTGGGGATTACGGCACTGAGCAGTGTGCTGAGCGTGGATTTTAAGAAGCACGAATTGGAAATTGGCATCGCCGGCGGTCCTCGAACAGACGGAAAAGAAGGCACAGATCCTCATTTCCGGGCactgacggaggaggagattgacgaACGGCTGCAAGCCATCGCCGAGAAGGACTAA
- a CDS encoding WKF domain-containing protein (transcript_id=CADANIAT00005537) — MAEEKSSSKRPRSKSSKFKRTKDAEPDADADVNMKTLETNQEDDSKENAVERGEKGAVADKRNHRDNKKRRLAEQDEQAHVPVSEEKKEDIGEPKTKKKRVSFSAEAKVKSPSPVEGDEEAEADDENGESSKKEKKEKKEKKEKKEKKEKKERKENKKEKGEEVKGDMDSTSTMQNSGESPVLAYLSQYYNDRSSWKFQKIREIQLFKHILSLEHVPATYDAAILSYLKGLRGEAAKQRLRDLSQAAIKADVEELKEVYVDLSERSVDDQEPSPMENYKKAVYAFRTKLTAGESTDDLGEAFERLSEEMLQRFRKRRRAETVYFAVEGKVFTMSNLKAPPQKGKNDAQNQQVIKKKKNRTAVIEISSSSDSDSDDEKKSSKKPESVKKQPVKRKKKKTRTAVIEFSSSSESSSGDSDS, encoded by the coding sequence ATGGCCGAAGAGAAATCAAGCTCGAAGCGGCCCCGTTCCAAGAGCTCCAAATTCAAGCGCACTAAGGACGCCGAACCCGATGCCGACGCCGATGTAAATATGAAGACATTGGAAACAAACCAAGAAGATGATAGCAAGGAAAACGCCGTAGAGAGGGGCGAGAAGGGCGCTGTCGCTGATAAAAGAAATCATCGTGATAACAAGAAGCGGAGACttgctgagcaggatgagcAAGCTCATGTACCTGTgagcgaggagaagaaggaggatatcGGCGAAcccaagacaaagaagaagagagtcTCGTTCTCGGCGGAGGCTAAGGTCAAGTCCCCGTCGCCGGTGGAGGGGGatgaggaagcagaagcggatGACGAGAATGGGGAATcaagcaaaaaagaaaagaaggagaagaaggagaagaaggagaagaaggagaagaaggagaagaaggagaggaaggagaacaagaaggagaagggggaggaagTGAAAGGGGACATGGACTCAACGAGTACAATGCAAAATTCGGGCGAGTCCCCTGTCCTCGCCTACCTTAGTCAGTACTACAACGACCGGTCCTCATGGAAGTTCCAGAAAATCCGCGAGATTCAACTCTTCAAACATATTCTTTCGCTGGAGCATGTCCCTGCTACATATGATGCCGCTATACTTTCATATCTGAAAGGGCTGAGGGGCGAGGCTGCCAAGCAACGATTACGGGATTTGTCTCAAGCTGCTATCAAAGCGGATGTTGAGGAGTTAAAAGAAGTCTATGTGGACCTTTCTGAGAGATCAGTTGACGACCAGGAGCCGTCACCTATGGAGAACTATAAAAAAGCCGTATACGCTTTCCGGACGAAACTCACTGCAGGTGAATCAACGGACGACCTCGGCGAAGCCTTTGAGAGATTGAGTGAGGAAATGCTGCAGAGGTTCCGAAAGAGGCGACGTGCTGAAACTGTCTATTTTGCTGTTGAGGGAAAGGTCTTCACCATGTCGAATCTGAAAGCACCACCCCAGAAGGGCAAAAATGACGCTCAGAACCAGCAGGTGAtaaaaaagaagaagaacagaaccGCCGTTATCGAAATctcgagcagcagcgacagcgacagcgatgacgaAAAGAAGAGCTCCAAGAAACCAGAATCTGTGAAGAAACAACCCGttaagaggaagaagaagaagacccgGACTGCTGTCATAGAGTTTTCTAGCAGCAGCGAGAGCTCAAGTGGCGACAGCGACTCTTAG
- a CDS encoding protein gcpC (transcript_id=CADANIAT00005538) — MSSRHHVRPRRIDDALSQLVDSLAPPLPPSAVTDEYSDDAEEALAAAEEQYHQRLLDHAWRTIDSHANLADNPAAPSGSLGIGRRGSLTGATGAESINNAADMIKRKLLRENESPDKAVRFSNLYSRLLTQPVLSQKWGILYLLYRLSRTENAESFTYDDERPRSPLMDQSKLQRMLVKEQRMGGRVAASSEDDGPAVSSSASQMAARVERKASLRRTEDKERERNRDAEHGSAPERLRMSRQNEPFDGHGEEKNEEQERMTQCGESGLLRDLPFNLQGLSSSDMQFMSTSTLKLPPTLPLPMVSLLNTLAEPCLLYRGLSAFVESSDGGLVSQSLRAALSNELRSYLGLVATLEGEIRRALAAPEESPGSKSGVTLKRCVVWTRDATMALRLMSLIVEEAQKKLLTHVTKPFYGMLRLWIYDGELSDPYKEFFVVEPEVRPSTDPRRIATSVWEDKYKLEDDMVPSIITKEFAKKVFLIGKSLNFIRYGCGDSGWVEAYSKEASKELRYGDTASLETSIDEAYKTTMARLIHLMDEKFKLFDHLHALKKYLLLGQGDFIALLMESLASNLDRPANSQYRHTLTAQLEHAIRASNAQYDSQDVLRRLDARMLELSHGEIGWDCFTLEYKIDAPVDVVITPWGSTQYLKVFNFLWRVKRVEFSLGSTWRRCMTGARGVLGSVDDKVGADWKRARCVIAEMIHFVCQLQYYILFEVIESSWDQLQASICKPGCTLDDLIEAHTKYLNSITHKGLLGSSSTKTTGKQEEGFLAQLHHILKIMLAYKDAVDGLYSFSVAEFTRRQELSAKIETRTAQGQWGVSERDLLSSRHSQAQRLASASSSFSITPNVGSGADGVATPSSLANHDLSADDHMLPSLRTRLRDLSVEFRSRLNVLLGDLAYQPDVDMRFLGVVMNFNEVYEPVRRRRATGTSSRDKERERERARRKAPPQSGGTETQSQAKKEKKDSTEQ, encoded by the exons ATGTCAAGTCGGCACCATGTACGTCCACGTCGCATCGATGACGCCCTTTCGCAGCTTGTCGACTCTCTCGCTCCCCCACTGCCTCCGTCCGCCGTCACCGACGAATATTCGgacgacgccgaagaagccctAGCTGCAGCGGAGGAGCAATATCACCAACGCCTCCTCGACCATGCGTGGCGTACTATAGACAGCCATGCAAACTTAGCCGACAACCCAGCTGCACCGTCTGGGAGTTTGGGTATTGGCCGCCGAGGAAGCCTAACGGGTGCAACAGGGGCAGAGAGTATCAATAACGCGGCGGATATGATTAAGCGGAAGCTGCTACGCGAAAATGAAAGTCCCGATAAGGCTGTCCGGTTCTCGAATCTCTATTCGCGTCTGTTGACGCAGCCTGTGCTGTCGCAGAAATGGGGAATACTATACTTACTCTATCGACTATCGAGGACGGAGAACGCTGAGAGCTTCACATACGACGATGAAAGGCCACGCAGTCCGCTGATGGACCAGTCCAAATTACAAAGAATGCTTGTAAAGGAGCAAAGAATGGGGGGCAGGGTGGCGGCGAGTTcggaggatgatggcccAGCCGTTAGCTCATCAGCATCTCAGATGGCTGCGCGGGTCGAACGGAAGGCTTCACTGCGGCGAACAGAGGACaaggaaagggaaaggaaTCGAGATGCGGAGCATGGATCTGCGCCGGAGCGGCTGCGCATGAGTCGTCAAAACGAACCCTTTGACGGAcatggagaggaaaagaatgaagagcaggaaaggaTGACACAATGTGGTGAATCAGGACTTTTGCGTGACTTGCCTTTCAACCTACAGGGTCTGTCCTCATCTGATATGCAGTTCATGTCAACTTCTACACTCAAGTTACCTCCGACACTACCTCTTCCTATGGTGTCTCTCCTAAATACGCTAGCTGAGCCGTGTCTGCTATATCGCGGTCTTTCTGCTTTTGTTGAAAGCAGTGACGGGGGTCTCGTCAGTCAGAGTCTGCGGGCAGCTCTTTCGAATGAACTTCGTTCTTACCTAGGATTGGTAGCGACGCTCGAAGGTGAGATTCGCAGGGCGCTGGCTGCGCCTGAAGAATCGCCTGGTTCTAAAAGTGGTGTGACGTTGAAAAGATGCGTTGTTTGGACACGAGATGCGACTATGGCGTTGCGTTTGATGAGTTTAATTGTTGAGGAGGCTCAGA AAAAACTTCTCACGCACGTAACGAAGCCGTTCTACGGTATGTTGCGGCTCTGGATTTACGATGGCGAGCTCTCAGACCCGTACAAAGAGTTCTTCGTCGTGGAACCGGAGGTCAGGCCTAGTACAGATCCACGACGCATTGCAACTAGTGTATGGGAGGACAAATACAAACTCGAAGACGATATGGTGCCTTCGATCATTACCAAGGAATTCGCTAAAAAAGTATTCCTTATTGGAAAGTCTCTTAACTTCATCCGATATGGCTGTGGCGATTCTGGTTGGGTGGAGGCGTACTCGAAGGAGGCCTCCAAAGAGCTGCGTTATGGTGACACGGCCAGTCTCGAGACCTCAATTGATGAAGCATATAAGACAACAATGGCACGATTAATCCACCTAATGGACGAAAAATTCAAGCTATTTGATCACCTTCATGCGCTAAAGAAGTATTTGCTGCTGGGCCAAGGCGACTTCATCGCTTTACTCATGGAATCATTGGCATCAAATCTTGATCGTCCCGCAAACTCACAATACCGTCACACGCTGACTGCACAGTTGGAACATGCTATCCGCGCTTCTAATGCACAATATGACTCGCAAGATGTCCTTCGACGTTTGGACGCCCGTATGCTCGAGCTCAGTCATGGCGAGATCGGTTGGGATTGTTTCACTCTTGAATACAAGATCGACGCACCAGTGGATGTGGTGATTACACCATGGGGCTCTACGCAATATCTCAAAGTCTTCAATTTCCTATGGCGCGTGAAGCGCGTCGAGTTCTCCTTGGGCAGCACATGGCGACGTTGCATGACTGGCGCCAGAGGGGTCCTAGGCAGCGTTGACGACAAAGTTGGCGCTGATTGGAAGCGTGCACGATGCGTCATTGCGGAGATGATTCATTTTGTCTGCCAATTACAGTACTATATCCTCTTCGAAGTCATTGAGTCCAGTTGGGATCAACTGCAGGCGTCTATTTGCAAGCCGGGGTGTACGCTTGACGACCTAATAGAAGCTCATACCAAGTACCTCAACTCTATCACACACAAGGGTCTTCTAggctcatcctcaacaaagaCTACTGGCAAGCAGGAAGAAGGCTTCCTAGCTCAGCTACATCACATTTTAAAAATAATGCTGGCCTACAAGGACGCGGTTGACGGATTGTACTCGTTTTCTGTCGCAGAATTCACTCGACGGCAAGAGCTAAGCGCAAAGATTGAGACGCGCACTGCCCAGGGTCAGTGGGGAGTCTCAGAGCGCGACCTCCTTTCTTCCCGACACAGCCAGGCACAAAGGCTCGcctccgcatcctcgtcatTTTCTATCACACCAAATGTCGGATCTGGAGCCGATGGAGTCGCtacgccttcttctcttgcaaACCACGACCTCTCCGCGGACGACCATATGCTTCCATCCCTCCGAACTCGCCTCCGTGACCTCTCAGTGGAGTTTCGTTCACGGTTGAACGTCCTCCTCGGCGACCTCGCCTACCAGCCTGACGTAGATATGCGATTTTTGGGTGTCGTTATGAACTTTAACGAAGTCTATGAGCCTGTgcggagacgaagagccACAGGTACTAGCTCTCGAGATAAagagcgggagcgggagcgaGCAAGGCGGAAAGCACCACCACAATCAGGAGGCACAGAGACGCAATCTCAAgcgaaaaaggaaaagaaggattCGACTGAGCAATAG
- a CDS encoding uncharacterized protein (transcript_id=CADANIAT00005539): MQPNHYDLLGRQVRGEPRTTTGRVTRDALQSRSGLPLRSEDSWIEVSSQPSSSSLSSAATTDDIITTGLRVQQTEPDTYHRRSRRRRLQRLAAVATAQVEYSSHEPSSSQDEYEESESESDRVLTSSNEDISPPLPHAGDLVPSSDEDESSTALGMRISSSPFVPQPNVFSHPPVSEGPSWTRSTERPYSDVSTSSRRTAIRRNSQADTRSSQRSSNQQHGPYNVISPSYHADHDAALRASLSTLLSCAAAARGLSKCESQPAQSGAPRVQPASFRLVSESVAMGDEVNEDAPPNIEVRTSPRSQRLKEQQQPVPSYSPRESSSTREKRRTSASRDRGSSHAATKRSRRSATTESSSAVMTWVISAGVVVLFSAISFSAGYVLGREVGKLETSTGLGSVFGDAGVPGSRASAACGQEAVRGGLKRFRWSPGSSVSGVVA; encoded by the exons ATGCAGCCAAATCATTATGACCTTCTGGGTCGTCAGGTGCGGGGTGAGCCCAGGACAACTACCGGCCGGGTGACGCGAGATGCGCTTCAGTCACGCTCAGGCTTGCCCTTACGGTCGGAAG ATTCGTGGATCGAAGTATCCTCCcagccttcatcctcatctctgTCTTCAGCTGCAACCACCGATGACATAATTACTACCGGCCTCCGTGTCCAGCAAACAGAGCCTGACACCTACCATCGCCGCAGCCGCCGACGGCGTCTGCAGCGTCTGGCAGCCGTCGCAACAGCGCAAGTCGAATATTCGTCCCATGAACCCAGCAGTAGCCAggatgaatatgaagagaGTGAAAGTGAATCAGATCGCGTTCTCACGAGTTCGAATGAAGACatttctcctcctctgccacATGCTGGAGATTTAGTCCCCTCcagtgatgaggatgaaagctCTACAGCGCTTGGCATGCGTATAAGCTCATCTCCATTTGTTCCTCAACCAAACGTTTTCTCGCATCCTCCGGTTTCCGAAGGGCCTTCCTGGACTAGGTCTACCGAACGGCCGTACAGCGATGTATCTACCTCCAGTCGTCGAACCGCCATACGAAGAAACTCTCAAGCCGACACACGTTCATCCCAACGGTCGTCGAATCAACAACATGGTCCCTACAATGTAATTTCCCCTTCTTACCACGCAGATCATGATGCCGCGCTACGTGCGAGTCTATCGACCTTGCTTTCCTGTGCAGCCGCAGCTCGAGGGCTTTCAAAGTGCGAATCACAACCTGCACAATCTGGAGCTCCTAGGGTGCAGCCAGCATCGTTCCGTCTGGTGTCAGAATCCGTGGCCATGGGTGACGAAGTCAACGAAGACGCCCCACCAAACATAGAAGTGCGCACTTCACCCCGTTCACAGCGACTCAAAGAGCAGCAACAACCTGTCCCCTCATACTCACCACGAgaatcttcttccactcggGAAAAGCGGCGAACGAGCGCTTCAAGGGACCGTGGGTCTAGTCATGCTGCCACCAAGAGAAGTCGGCGCTCGGCGACCACGGAGTCATCCTCGGCAGTGATGACATGGGTTATCAGTGCTGGCGTTGTTGTCCTTTTCTCCGCAATCAGTTTCTCCGCGGGATATGTGCTTGGCCGTGAAGTCGGCAAACTGGAGACAAGCACTGGCTTAGGATCCGTTTTTGGTGATGCTGGTGTACCAGGTAGCAGAGCATCGGCAGCCTGCGGTCAAGAAGCAGTCCGAGGCGGGTTGAAGCGCTTCCGATGGAGTCCTGGATCCTCTGTATCCGGAGTAGTTGCCTAA
- a CDS encoding putative nucleolin protein Nsr1 (transcript_id=CADANIAT00005540), with amino-acid sequence MSKTKSVVKKGAESAGKLADKALSKVKDAGVTKATQSPKAKSKQIAREIASKEKKPKSKKKEPTPSSSSESESESESESDSSSSESESEDEKPVKKEVKKEAKKAESSSESESDSSDSDEEMKDASSSESDSESESEEEKKPAKSAKAEPKVVKKAESSESESSDSSDSDSDDESSEEEEVPKAKAKAAESSDSEDSDSESEEEAPAKAKGDAKTSKEESDSDSDSSESSSDSDEESGSSGSESEDSDKPADSKKRKAEEEPAAASKKSKTEEGASANLFVGNLSWNVTEEWLHQEFEQFGELSARIMTERDTGRSRGFGYVEFTNAADAAKAYEAMKEHEIDGRKINLDYATGRPANKDQGGFKERAQNRARSFGDQTSPESDTLFVGNLPFSANEDSVHEVFGPQGNVLGIRLPTDMESGRPKGFGYVQYSSVDEARKAYNELQGAEIDGRPIRLDFSTPRANNGGGGGGRGGFGGRGGRGGPRGGGRGGRGGFGGRGGGAGGAPNRARGGIPEFKGTKMTF; translated from the coding sequence ATGTCTAAGACCAAGTCTGTTGTCAAGAAGGGCGCTGAGAGTGCTGGAAAGCTTGCCGACAAGGCCTTGagcaaggtcaaggatgccGGTGTCACCAAGGCTACCCAGTCTCCCAAGGCCAAGAGCAAGCAGATTGCTCGAGAGATCGCttccaaggagaagaagcctaagagcaagaagaaggagcctactcccagcagcagctctgaGTCTGAATCCGAGTCGGAATCTGAGTCTGATTCCAGCTCtagcgagagcgagagcgaggatgaaaAGCCGGTCAAGaaggaggtgaagaaggaagcTAAGAAGGCTGAATCATCttccgagtccgagtccgacTCGAGCGAcagcgatgaggagatgaaggatgcctccagcagcgagaGTGATAGCGAGagcgagagtgaggaggagaagaaaccCGCTAAATCGGCCAAGGCTGAACCCAAGGTGGTTAAAAAGGCCGAGTCTAGCGAGTCAGAGTCTTCTGACTCCTCCGATTCTGATTCCGACGATGAATcgtctgaggaagaggaggttcCCAAGGCCAAGGCTAAGGCTGCTGAGTccagcgacagcgaggactctgactctgaaagcgaagaggaagcccCGGCCAAGGCTAAGGGCGACGCCAAGACCTCCAAGGAAGAGTCtgattctgactctgacaGCTCGGAGAGTTCTTCCGATTCTGATGAGGAGTCTGGTAGCTCCGGGTCCGAGTCTGAGGACAGCGACAAGCCAGCGGATTctaagaagcgcaaggctgaggaagagcccgctgctgcttccaagAAATCCAAGACTGAGGAGGGTGCCTCCGCTAACCTCTTTGTCGGCAACCTTTCCTGGAACGTCACCGAGGAGTGGCTTCACCAAGAGTTCGAGCAGTTCGGTGAGCTGTCCGCGCGTATTATGACCGAACGCGACACTGGCCGCTCCCGTGGATTCGGTTATGTTGAATTCACCAACGCTGCCGATGCTGCCAAGGCTTacgaggccatgaaggaACACGAGATTGACGGCCGCAAGATCAACCTCGACTACGCCACCGGACGCCCCGCCAACAAGGACCAGGGCGGCTTCAAGGAACGCGCTCAAAACCGTGCCCGCTCTTTTGGCGACCAGACCAGCCCGGAGAGCGACACCCTCTTTGTTGGCAACCTGCCTTTTAGTGCCAACGAGGACTCAGTTCACGAGGTGTTCGGTCCCCAGGGAAATGTCCTTGGTATTCGTCTGCCGACTGACATGGAATCTGGTCGACCCAAGGGTTTCGGTTACGTCCAGTACTCCTCCGTTGACGAGGCTCGCAAGGCTTACAATGAGCTTCAAGGAGCCGAGATCGACGGCCGTCCGATCCGTTTGGACTTCAGCACCCCTCGTGCTAACAACGGTGGTGGGGGcggtggccgtggtggttTTGGTGGCCGCGGTGGTCGTGGAGGCCCTCGTGGTGGAGGCCGtggtggccgtggtggctTCGGTGGACGCGGCGGTGGTGCCGGGGGTGCCCCTAACCGCGCCAGGGGTGGCATTCCTGAGTTCAAGGGTACTAAGATGACCTTTTAG
- a CDS encoding dolichyl-P-Glc:Man(9)GlcNAc(2)-PP-dolichol alpha-1,3-glucosyltransferase (transcript_id=CADANIAT00005541) produces the protein MAPSVPSSYRPRKKRKSAALFAGSNNPLTIDAGEGKAAPAFPLVSFLWGARAGVSQWLVLPLILMTVGLFRWAVSLWGYSGFNTPPMYGDFEAQRHWMEITIHLPLSKWYTYDLQYWGLDYPPLTAYHSWLLGKIGSVFDPTLFALDDSRGIEGSLLKVFMRATVVVSEYLVYIPAIVTFLRRYTRMQAVPVWSSSIALSAILLQPATILIDHGHFQYNTVMLGLFVASLDAIMAGRMLWACIFFVGALGFKQMALYYAPVMFAFLLGICIFPRIRLVRLFCIALVTIASFTALLLPLLLGATSTEAGKQPVPEPPLLQAFPVNLDHGSSLYLILFQLTQIVHRIFPFSRGLFEDKVANAWCAIHTFYKLHHFEPELLKRVSLGATLASILIPCAIVFRHPRASILLPAFATVGWGFFLFSFQVHEKSVLLPLLPMTLLIAGDGGLNKDTRSWVGWANILGSWTLYPLLKRDGLQVPYFVVTCLWAYLLGLPPTSWQIYRHQRPVGEVEADTEPHGLTRLIHILFYLAMVGWHVLEAFIPPPPGKPDLWVVLNVLIGAGGFGISYLWCLWKLISLSRRIDSKVEDARKKNQ, from the exons ATGGCACCCTCAGTCCCCTCATCCTATCGCccgcggaagaagagaaagtctGCCGCGCTCTTCGCCGGCTCGAACAACCCACTCACAATAGACGCAGGGGAGGGGAAAGCTGCGCCTGCATTTCCATTAGTATCATTTCTATGGGGAGCTCGCGCTGGCGTATCTCAATggctcgttcttcctctcaTATTGATGACAGTGGGCCTGTTTCGCTGGGCTGTCAGTCTGTGGGGTTATTCAG GCTTTAATACCCCTCCAATGTATGGTGACTTTGAAGCACAGCGTCACTGGATGGAGATAACCATTCACCTGCCCCTGTCGAAGTGGTATACCTATGACCTACAGTATTGGGGACTTGATTATCCGCCATTGACAGCGTACCATAGCTGGCTGCTAGGAAAAAT TGGCTCGGTTTTCGATCCCACTTTGTTCGCCTTGGATGACTCTCGTGGAATTGAGGGCTCTCTTCTGAAAGTTTTCATGCGTGCAACGGTGGTTGTGTCCGAGTACCTCGTATATATCCCAGCTATTGTCACTTTCCTGCGACGTTACACCCGGATGCAAGCGGTACCCGTATGGTCCTCGTCCATCGCACTCAGCGCCATCCTTCTGCAGCCAGCAACCATACTTATCGATCACGGCCACTTTCAGTATAATACTGTCATGCTGGGATTATTTGTTGCGTCTTTGGATGCTATAATGGCAGGACGCATGCTTTGGGCGTGTATTTTCTTTGTCGGGGCTCTTGGGTTTAAGCAAATGGCTCTGTACTATGCTCCGGTTATGTTCGCATTTCTCCTTGGAATCTGCATCTTTCCGCGGATTCGGCTTGTCCGGCTTTTCTGCATAGCCCTCGTTACCATTGCTTCCTTTACCgccctccttcttcctctgctaCTTGGGGCTACTAGCACCGAGGCTGGGAAACAGCCAGTCCCTGAGCCACCTTTGCTTCAGGCTTTCCCCGTCAATCTGGACCATGGATCATCATTATACCTAATTCTCTTTCAATTGACACAGATAGTCCACAGGATTTTCCCATTCTCGCGAGGTCTCTTCGAGGACAAAGTGGCGAATGCGTGGTGCGCCATTCACACATTTTACAAACTCCATCATTTCGAGCCTGAATTGTTGAAGCGCGTATCACTCGGCGCTACCCTAGCATCGATCTTGATACCGTGTGCCATCGTCTTCCGTCATCCGCGCGCTTCAATTCTGCTCCCCGCTTTTGCTACTGTCGGCTGGggctttttccttttctctttccaggTGCATGAAAAGAGCGTGCTGTTACCGTTACTTCCCATGACACTACTTATCGCCGGTGATGGAGGGCTCAATAAAGATACCCGGTCATGGGTTGGTTGGGCAAACATCCTTGGTTCCTGGACTCTATATCCCCTTCTCAAGCGAGATGGCCTCCAAGTGCCATATTTCGTGGTGACTTGCCTCTGGGCCTATCTATTAGGCCTTCCCCCGACGTCGTGGCAGATCTACCGCCACCAGAGGCCGGTTGGGGAGGTAGAAGCGGATACTGAACCTCATGGTCTTACAAGACTAATACATATTTTGTTTTATCTCGCAATGGTGGGATGGCATGTCTTGGAGGCTTTcattcctcctcctccaggcaAGCCAGATTTATGGGTTGTTCTCAATGTTCTCATTGGCGCTGGTGGCTTTGGGATTTCATacctttggtgtttgtggaAGTTGATCAGCCTATCCCGTCGGATCGATTCTAAAGTGGAGGATGctcggaagaagaaccagtGA
- a CDS encoding copper metallochaperone COX17 (transcript_id=CADANIAT00005542), with product MSWLFGSSSGSAEKTPIPVATEAPAEKPKPCCVCKTEKTARDDCMLFSKSDDPTQECKSMIEQYKACMAGYGFKV from the exons ATGTCGTGGCTCTTTGGTTCATCCAGCG GTTCGGCTGAAAAGACTCCCATTCCCGTTGCAACTGAAGCTCCGGCAGAAAAACCCAAG CCGTGCTGTGTATGCAAAACTGAGAAGACAGCTCGAGATGATTGCATGCTCTTCTCCAAATCCGATGACCCGACGCAAGAGTGCAAGTCAATGATTGAGCAATACAAGGCCTGCATGGCTGGGTATGGCTTCAAGGTCTAG